One window of the Halobacteriovorax sp. JY17 genome contains the following:
- a CDS encoding tetratricopeptide repeat protein codes for MLFNNYIKKILIGFLLLSSMASFSNEASRRGELIKVIDLELREVTRLNKQTRTSNPDLLLRMAELLLEKARLVKELENAQFVQLDAEKRQKIDKRKFFSKSNNYFVQAQKTCQLILKKFPRFKGKSDVYYIMAYNAKEFQQDKKAQNYFARSVKSSGKTSFTSTRSKIALAEIYFNQGQYKKAIPLYENAFRNKKFRDKWYTKDSYNLAWSYYRSGREKKAISLMREAYKLSKSPKYVDMSFSIERDLAYFYTDSGQVNQAVKFYKSIGKNIASNLLKVSTYLMNRGKYSQAEKTLKQALNYKVSEEEEIEINIKLLSLYERFGKYYSHQKVARTLLKYYQQKKLNPEQVKALEYQLKRISGIVQKQVSGKQYKKQKKTLYSKAKLAVGYFALLSEFDPLNAYKYTFLGAETYYAAGMNNSAVEEYSQSLKRAQDINNEKYIKLSNEGMMAALAGKNISKRSKDKYIEVAYLNSLREDPRSKQADKIYQRLFSLYFAKGDIPSCEKTLLSYKSNFPRSYSTQEAMLAKVMDHYKKKGDIAGIKAWVARINAGDFKVSSNYAKKVKMTVLTMQFENVESASSKGDKKKALALYVAIYKDPSTDGEAKKNASYNIATLFHELGDTYRSYGWSKRALSHMTPKNVKKFQASFLVIANDLFNHQKITESVDLYASVLEKLCGERSSNKAVFLKNAVVVALASGDDAKARDVLDSAYRCNISTAKIDEMELEFLNYEIEKKNWSSAVKQVEKLSRSSSIYPQLIYPLGKVRNAYLAAGRVSNARSIENDIQSFYSKIKNKKSLQLEALDEVASIRIQGLERRVDQLKGFELSFPDKKFNELLKKKFSALDGLTSEAISIMNIGSGKGIIKSYAMLIDAYNYLINEIDKFSPPGKSPEYVTSFKNSMKNLVKPLIAKASDFKKEATKQISTNKILSEDNQLVLFEGGFSPEFIPGNSGVLMDKGGQR; via the coding sequence ATGCTCTTTAATAATTATATAAAGAAAATTTTAATTGGATTTCTGCTCCTGTCTTCAATGGCTTCATTTTCAAATGAGGCTAGTCGAAGAGGTGAGTTAATTAAGGTGATTGATCTAGAGCTTAGAGAAGTGACAAGACTTAATAAGCAGACAAGAACCTCTAATCCTGACCTACTTCTTAGAATGGCTGAGTTACTTTTAGAGAAAGCAAGACTAGTAAAAGAGCTTGAAAATGCACAATTTGTTCAATTAGATGCTGAGAAAAGACAGAAAATAGATAAGAGAAAATTCTTTAGTAAGTCTAATAACTACTTTGTCCAGGCTCAGAAAACTTGCCAGCTTATTTTAAAGAAGTTTCCAAGATTTAAAGGCAAGTCAGATGTTTATTATATTATGGCCTATAATGCCAAAGAGTTTCAGCAGGATAAGAAAGCTCAGAACTACTTTGCAAGATCAGTTAAGTCATCTGGTAAAACAAGCTTCACATCGACAAGATCAAAAATAGCTCTGGCAGAAATTTACTTTAATCAGGGTCAGTATAAGAAAGCTATACCTCTTTATGAGAATGCTTTTAGAAATAAGAAGTTTAGAGATAAGTGGTATACAAAAGATAGCTACAACCTTGCATGGTCTTACTATAGATCTGGAAGAGAGAAGAAAGCGATTTCTCTAATGAGAGAGGCCTATAAGCTCAGTAAAAGTCCAAAGTATGTAGATATGAGTTTTTCAATTGAAAGAGATCTTGCTTATTTCTATACGGACTCAGGTCAAGTTAATCAAGCAGTTAAGTTTTACAAGAGTATAGGAAAGAATATCGCCTCAAATCTTTTAAAGGTTTCAACTTACTTAATGAATAGAGGTAAGTACTCTCAAGCTGAAAAAACTTTAAAACAAGCATTAAATTATAAAGTTTCAGAAGAAGAAGAAATAGAAATTAATATTAAACTTCTAAGTCTGTATGAGAGATTTGGGAAATATTATAGCCATCAAAAAGTAGCTAGAACACTCTTGAAATATTACCAGCAGAAAAAACTAAACCCTGAGCAAGTAAAAGCTCTTGAGTACCAACTGAAGAGAATTAGTGGAATAGTTCAAAAACAAGTAAGTGGAAAACAATATAAGAAGCAGAAGAAGACACTCTATAGTAAGGCCAAGTTAGCAGTAGGTTACTTTGCACTTCTTTCTGAATTTGATCCACTAAATGCTTACAAGTATACCTTTTTAGGTGCGGAAACATATTACGCTGCAGGAATGAATAATAGTGCCGTAGAAGAATATTCTCAGTCCTTAAAAAGAGCGCAAGATATCAACAATGAAAAATACATCAAGCTATCTAATGAAGGAATGATGGCGGCCCTAGCTGGGAAGAATATTAGTAAGAGAAGTAAAGATAAGTATATTGAAGTAGCTTACTTGAATTCTCTTAGAGAGGATCCACGCTCTAAGCAAGCAGATAAAATCTATCAGAGACTATTTAGCCTATACTTTGCGAAAGGAGATATTCCTTCGTGTGAGAAAACCCTTCTTTCATATAAGAGTAATTTTCCGCGTAGCTATTCTACACAAGAGGCCATGTTAGCAAAAGTAATGGATCACTATAAGAAGAAGGGCGATATTGCAGGAATTAAAGCTTGGGTTGCAAGAATTAATGCAGGAGACTTCAAAGTTTCAAGCAATTATGCAAAGAAAGTTAAAATGACTGTTTTAACAATGCAATTTGAAAATGTTGAGAGTGCTAGTTCTAAAGGAGACAAGAAAAAAGCCCTTGCTCTTTATGTAGCAATTTACAAGGACCCATCCACTGATGGCGAAGCAAAGAAGAACGCCTCATATAATATTGCGACTCTCTTTCATGAATTAGGTGATACATATAGAAGTTACGGTTGGTCTAAAAGGGCCCTTTCTCATATGACTCCAAAGAATGTTAAAAAGTTTCAAGCATCTTTCTTAGTTATTGCAAATGACCTATTCAATCATCAGAAAATTACTGAAAGTGTTGACCTATACGCATCTGTTCTTGAAAAGCTCTGCGGGGAAAGAAGTAGTAATAAAGCAGTTTTTCTTAAGAATGCTGTTGTTGTTGCTCTTGCCAGTGGAGATGATGCTAAGGCCAGAGACGTCTTAGATAGCGCCTATCGCTGTAATATTTCAACTGCGAAAATTGATGAAATGGAACTTGAATTCTTAAATTATGAAATTGAGAAGAAGAATTGGTCAAGTGCTGTAAAGCAAGTCGAGAAACTGAGTCGATCGAGCAGTATTTACCCTCAGCTAATTTATCCCCTAGGGAAAGTTCGAAACGCCTATCTCGCAGCAGGTAGAGTAAGTAACGCGAGATCAATTGAAAATGATATTCAAAGTTTTTATTCAAAAATTAAGAATAAGAAAAGCTTACAACTAGAAGCTTTAGATGAGGTAGCTTCAATTCGAATTCAAGGTCTAGAAAGAAGAGTCGATCAACTAAAAGGGTTTGAACTATCATTTCCAGATAAGAAGTTTAATGAACTCCTTAAGAAGAAATTCTCAGCCCTTGATGGACTTACAAGTGAAGCCATTTCAATTATGAATATAGGTTCTGGAAAAGGAATTATAAAGTCATACGCAATGTTAATAGATGCATATAATTATTTAATAAATGAAATTGATAAATTTTCACCTCCCGGAAAGTCTCCCGAATATGTGACTTCATTTAAAAATAGTATGAAAAATCTTGTTAAACCATTAATTGCGAAAGCTTCTGATTTTAAGAAAGAAGCTACAAAACAGATTTCAACAAATAAAATTCTATCAGAAGATAATCAACTAGTTTTATTCGAAGGAGGCTTTTCTCCGGAGTTTATTCCTGGCAATAGTGGAGTGTTGATGGATAAGGGAGGACAGAGATGA
- a CDS encoding outer membrane beta-barrel domain-containing protein gives MNKFIVFSFLLVNFFYSVQSFAAEGDAYDFSWLDPDKEVFVLQNRKFRKAGRLHATGGFGFTTSGAFVDAKAFQGRVGYFVKEELGVEFVYSKNSGEENSTATSVRNPGGPGSFPFRRIVDSYMGAMFLWSPFYNKINTFNKIIYMDWILGIGFAKLEETNNRNEITSSGGDTTLTTESHTGLMWDVGAKFYITERWDLRIDLTSVNYKAMEAKTVGAEEKLYSNYDLTIALGITF, from the coding sequence ATGAATAAATTCATAGTATTCTCATTTTTATTAGTTAATTTCTTTTATTCAGTTCAGTCATTTGCCGCCGAAGGTGACGCCTATGACTTTTCTTGGCTTGACCCAGACAAAGAAGTTTTTGTTTTGCAAAATAGAAAATTTCGAAAAGCTGGTCGTCTACATGCTACAGGTGGTTTTGGATTTACAACTTCTGGAGCGTTTGTTGATGCAAAGGCATTTCAAGGACGTGTAGGCTACTTTGTTAAAGAAGAATTAGGTGTCGAGTTTGTTTACTCTAAAAATAGTGGTGAAGAAAACTCTACAGCAACTTCTGTTCGTAACCCAGGCGGACCGGGATCATTTCCATTTAGAAGAATAGTAGATAGTTATATGGGAGCAATGTTCTTGTGGTCTCCTTTTTATAATAAGATTAATACCTTTAATAAAATAATTTATATGGATTGGATTCTAGGTATTGGTTTTGCAAAGCTAGAAGAGACTAATAATAGAAATGAAATTACTTCAAGTGGTGGAGATACGACGCTAACAACTGAGTCACATACGGGACTAATGTGGGATGTGGGAGCGAAGTTTTATATTACAGAGAGATGGGATTTAAGAATAGATCTAACTTCTGTAAATTATAAGGCCATGGAAGCTAAGACTGTAGGAGCTGAAGAGAAGCTTTATAGTAATTACGATTTAACAATCGCACTTGGAATCACTTTCTAA
- a CDS encoding FeoA family protein: MQILMSRLKIGQKAVIDSFPENSGESLKLLSLGILPGDEIEVTSKALLFGPLSLKHCNDTFFALRRSHASKIFVRLID; the protein is encoded by the coding sequence ATGCAAATTCTTATGAGTAGACTGAAAATTGGTCAAAAAGCGGTTATAGATAGCTTCCCAGAGAATTCAGGGGAAAGTTTAAAGCTCTTATCGTTGGGGATTCTCCCTGGAGATGAGATTGAAGTAACTTCTAAAGCATTATTATTTGGACCTCTATCTCTTAAGCATTGTAATGATACCTTTTTCGCTTTGAGAAGAAGTCACGCTAGTAAAATCTTTGTAAGGTTAATAGATTAA
- a CDS encoding UvrD-helicase domain-containing protein — protein sequence MREPNSEQKLAIEHTGGVLLSAGAGSGKTFVLVEHVIYLAKRFINQNENIDLIEFEQKIQSYFSKIVLMTFTKKAAGEIYERLVQRIEVQIESTQDNLESWLIIKNAVDFMTISTIHGFCYKLIGQGLIPGVSSSVGIISESEYREKISKLYERWFENHLEEIPSEEFRKIISLNSSQITKSMLNIFGSPEIRLMWKDLKFENLEKDSSEIWPKIWELLGVDELWNNPIDLIPFSEFSDKPWFQVIQKIQNKYQGKTQWKLEDFEFSIEMFDGISRLTGPSKKIITNELEEHFSLIKEFRGFLKKYTEDITQTFTSMNEDIKKWWESTHLIYQYIEKHYRDIPGVTFSDLEYYVSLSLCDEETRKNIAHNYEYFIVDEFQDTSEVQFEMLSQIIDGDFHKLFTVGDMKQAIYGFRGGELGVFKSCMEKSPQTLKLSNNYRSKANIIDFNNYVFDYLFKIGLNFEGIDNHSVPVDYQTFPFEKNSENSGKVVVSNYDIGEFFEEKEKPKSEDFSLFESKSFLTQIEDIFKNTDENVCVLYKNLGPSKYLINELIKNDLSFTAQIKVPLAEDPILAIFKTLVDFLLSSEEEEDVAKLKFYLSGYFNLLNLSISETLEEVVKQFVADTLTLGVYNSFLKFSFSAGLLNSNHKNNGQIVKELCEMCGDDLEQIQMKIFGYSDVKYSIDFEYGKDAKRIQIMTAHASKGLEFDNVFIGGIHNNGRTMPEMSFFGKLPWSFKWKKDSRQKTAYATPTFIYEGLLYKKKDFAESKRLFYVASTRAQKNLYWTDLSLNGEPLQSAKNSWICGLRKWQEEDLIKKIDFMEVIKDNQRNIEGLDVEFVKLKAPLFHMDSLGVTSAVSNDSSLGIISELSVTRLASISQCPRKFYLLNVCKFTEEDVVELTGKESVFSGIKASEIIEEEGVISSSASRGTEIHEALSFAIKRNWIAPASFIDKNIKKDIAAFDWTISKLKEKSLDYNFISEEMIKFPFFEQMISGTPDLVLTPKESGNQLEVWDFKTGQREEAKEVPYWFQLKSYAYAYQVLYPEFADKPVKLVLSFADMQENVEVILTHQELKESLHKDWELTSKPDLINQDHCKQCTFGNLCHF from the coding sequence ATGAGAGAGCCTAATTCAGAACAAAAGCTTGCCATAGAGCATACAGGAGGTGTTCTCTTAAGTGCAGGAGCTGGTTCAGGGAAGACATTTGTTCTTGTTGAACATGTTATTTATCTTGCAAAGAGATTCATTAACCAAAATGAAAATATAGATTTAATTGAATTTGAGCAGAAGATTCAATCTTATTTCTCAAAAATTGTTCTAATGACATTCACTAAAAAGGCTGCGGGAGAAATTTATGAAAGATTGGTTCAGAGAATTGAAGTTCAAATTGAATCAACTCAAGATAACTTGGAGAGTTGGTTAATTATAAAGAATGCTGTCGACTTTATGACAATAAGTACGATTCATGGATTTTGTTATAAGCTAATAGGACAAGGATTGATCCCCGGAGTCTCTTCAAGTGTAGGAATTATTTCTGAGAGTGAGTACCGTGAAAAAATAAGCAAACTCTATGAAAGATGGTTTGAGAACCATCTAGAAGAAATTCCAAGTGAAGAGTTTAGAAAGATTATTTCTCTTAATTCATCTCAGATAACAAAATCAATGCTAAATATTTTTGGTTCACCGGAAATAAGGTTGATGTGGAAAGATTTAAAGTTTGAAAACCTGGAGAAGGATTCGAGCGAGATATGGCCGAAAATATGGGAACTTCTAGGGGTCGATGAATTATGGAATAATCCAATCGATTTAATTCCTTTTAGCGAATTCAGTGATAAGCCTTGGTTTCAAGTCATTCAGAAAATTCAAAATAAGTATCAAGGTAAAACTCAATGGAAGTTAGAAGACTTTGAGTTCTCTATTGAAATGTTTGATGGAATATCTAGGTTAACAGGGCCTAGTAAGAAAATTATAACAAATGAGCTAGAAGAACATTTTTCTTTGATTAAGGAGTTTAGAGGCTTCTTGAAGAAATACACTGAAGATATAACGCAAACTTTTACCTCAATGAATGAAGATATAAAAAAGTGGTGGGAGTCCACTCATCTAATTTATCAATATATAGAAAAGCATTACCGAGATATTCCTGGAGTTACATTCTCAGATTTAGAATACTATGTTTCTTTATCTCTTTGTGATGAAGAGACAAGGAAGAATATCGCTCACAATTATGAATACTTTATTGTAGACGAATTTCAAGATACTTCTGAAGTTCAATTTGAAATGCTGAGTCAAATTATTGATGGGGATTTTCATAAGCTCTTTACTGTAGGAGATATGAAGCAGGCCATCTATGGTTTTAGAGGTGGAGAACTTGGTGTTTTTAAAAGTTGTATGGAGAAATCTCCACAAACACTTAAGCTTTCAAATAACTATAGGTCAAAGGCAAATATAATTGACTTCAATAATTATGTTTTTGATTACTTATTTAAAATCGGATTAAACTTCGAAGGTATAGATAACCATAGTGTACCAGTTGATTATCAAACATTTCCCTTTGAAAAAAACAGTGAAAATTCTGGAAAGGTTGTAGTCTCTAATTATGATATTGGAGAATTCTTTGAAGAAAAAGAAAAGCCAAAGAGTGAGGACTTCTCTCTCTTTGAGTCAAAGTCTTTTCTCACACAAATTGAAGATATCTTTAAAAATACAGATGAAAATGTTTGTGTTCTTTATAAGAATCTAGGTCCTTCAAAGTATTTAATTAATGAATTAATAAAAAATGATTTAAGTTTTACTGCACAAATTAAAGTACCTTTGGCAGAAGACCCAATCTTAGCAATATTTAAAACACTTGTTGATTTTCTTCTTTCTAGTGAAGAAGAGGAAGATGTCGCGAAGTTAAAATTCTATCTCAGTGGGTACTTTAATTTACTTAATCTCTCTATCTCTGAAACACTTGAAGAGGTGGTTAAGCAATTTGTCGCAGACACTTTAACTCTTGGTGTTTACAATTCATTTTTAAAGTTCAGCTTTTCTGCAGGACTTCTAAACTCTAATCATAAGAATAATGGGCAAATTGTAAAAGAGCTCTGTGAAATGTGTGGAGATGATTTAGAGCAAATTCAAATGAAAATCTTTGGTTATTCAGATGTTAAGTATTCAATTGATTTTGAATATGGAAAGGACGCCAAGAGAATTCAAATTATGACAGCTCACGCCTCCAAGGGACTGGAATTTGATAATGTATTCATAGGCGGAATTCATAATAATGGAAGGACAATGCCCGAGATGAGTTTCTTTGGAAAGCTTCCATGGAGTTTTAAGTGGAAGAAGGATTCAAGGCAAAAGACTGCCTATGCAACACCAACGTTTATTTACGAAGGCCTTCTTTATAAGAAGAAAGACTTTGCAGAGTCAAAGAGACTTTTCTACGTCGCAAGTACGAGAGCACAGAAAAATCTCTATTGGACCGATCTTTCTTTAAATGGGGAGCCTCTTCAAAGTGCAAAGAATAGTTGGATTTGTGGACTTAGAAAGTGGCAGGAAGAAGACTTGATTAAGAAAATTGATTTTATGGAAGTCATTAAAGATAATCAAAGAAATATTGAAGGACTTGATGTTGAATTTGTAAAACTAAAAGCACCTCTCTTTCATATGGACTCTTTAGGAGTAACTTCAGCAGTAAGTAATGATAGTAGTCTAGGAATAATCTCTGAACTCTCAGTAACGAGGCTTGCCTCAATTTCTCAATGCCCTCGGAAATTCTATCTATTAAATGTTTGTAAATTTACAGAAGAAGATGTTGTTGAGCTAACAGGGAAAGAGTCTGTTTTTAGTGGAATTAAGGCAAGTGAAATAATTGAAGAAGAGGGCGTCATAAGCTCTAGCGCTTCTAGAGGAACAGAAATACATGAAGCTCTAAGTTTTGCTATCAAGAGAAATTGGATTGCCCCAGCTTCTTTTATAGATAAAAATATTAAGAAAGATATAGCGGCCTTTGATTGGACCATTTCAAAGCTAAAAGAAAAGAGTCTAGACTATAATTTTATTTCAGAAGAAATGATAAAGTTTCCATTCTTTGAGCAAATGATTTCTGGAACACCAGATTTAGTTCTCACACCAAAAGAATCAGGTAATCAGCTTGAAGTTTGGGATTTTAAAACAGGACAAAGAGAGGAGGCCAAGGAAGTACCTTATTGGTTCCAACTGAAGTCGTATGCTTACGCCTATCAAGTTCTCTATCCTGAGTTTGCAGATAAGCCAGTTAAATTAGTTCTTTCATTCGCAGACATGCAGGAAAATGTCGAAGTAATCTTAACTCATCAAGAGTTGAAAGAATCGCTACATAAGGATTGGGAACTCACTTCTAAACCGGACTTAATTAATCAGGATCATTGTAAGCAGTGTACATTTGGAAATTTATGCCACTTTTAG
- a CDS encoding AgmX/PglI C-terminal domain-containing protein, with the protein MNIDVLAELSEAYELLPVGVSHGQEGKVIRKRRVLVGSTSACDVQISHSSINSIHAVIEVTNGSFKVFDMDTHMGTYINGKKVVTESFELGDTIKFGSIEFAFKVFSRDDLPPPLDMLAVSLPPIVEDVETKRSLPESPDLAGKEAPKLPKKAPVAVKEGSSLPRVEYPLGADPKADFTEYIFEDVETLYPIFDYSPSKRSVEIIILHKDRIHSVDYLPYKDGVYNFVGSNPKSRDVEYAYLGKKEKIPFVEVRGSEIFLSSLPGYKEICLNDSKKTFAGGQYHLHDSDIVRYVNGDLQVYVRGTEAPPRVAHAPILRRDKEFTKWLILVFLMCFLFLGIFTFYTVDEELETEKAPERIATILYKPKKLTLSKSKAIDKTKEAPKKIIQKSPSVKKIKVTKEVKKVTKQPAKKAVVKTGDKSAKSTAPAKKAEANKGKVNKNINKVSPTKNSGGRPTQARNSVSKARANSKARGAVDTFKSVDFSSTLSSLMAKGGGAKSAQAVNTLSNNPGSGASLGGSESSTLTRAKVSNNVGSLTGAASGKLDSSKGVSGLVNKKSIYTAGVPFEEVVLGGMDPDVIRKILIDNIPQFRYCYQQELDKSQSAFNGVVRLDFVIGASGHVSKASVESASSGLPSKVKGCVVNVLRGIKFPEPLGGGVVEVNQPFNFYPKRK; encoded by the coding sequence GTGAACATAGACGTTCTTGCAGAATTAAGTGAGGCCTATGAGCTACTTCCAGTAGGAGTTAGTCATGGACAAGAGGGAAAAGTTATTAGGAAACGTAGGGTTCTTGTAGGAAGTACAAGTGCTTGCGATGTCCAGATATCTCATTCTTCAATTAACTCGATTCATGCCGTGATTGAAGTCACAAATGGAAGTTTCAAAGTATTCGATATGGATACTCATATGGGAACTTATATAAATGGAAAAAAGGTTGTTACCGAGAGCTTCGAGCTTGGTGATACAATTAAGTTTGGTTCAATTGAATTTGCATTTAAAGTATTTTCTAGGGACGACTTACCTCCACCATTAGATATGCTTGCAGTGTCACTTCCTCCAATTGTTGAAGATGTTGAAACAAAGAGATCTTTGCCTGAGAGTCCTGATCTTGCAGGAAAAGAGGCACCAAAACTTCCAAAGAAGGCTCCGGTTGCAGTGAAAGAGGGAAGTTCTCTGCCAAGAGTTGAGTATCCTCTTGGAGCTGATCCAAAAGCCGACTTTACGGAATATATTTTTGAAGATGTTGAAACACTCTATCCAATATTTGATTATTCTCCCTCTAAGAGATCTGTTGAAATCATCATTCTTCATAAAGATAGAATTCATAGCGTTGATTATCTTCCATATAAAGATGGTGTATATAACTTTGTGGGATCTAATCCAAAATCAAGAGATGTTGAATATGCTTATCTTGGTAAGAAGGAAAAGATACCATTTGTTGAAGTAAGAGGAAGTGAAATATTCTTATCTTCATTGCCTGGCTATAAAGAGATTTGTTTAAACGATAGTAAGAAAACTTTTGCAGGAGGACAGTATCATCTTCACGATAGTGATATTGTTCGCTATGTAAATGGAGACCTTCAGGTTTATGTTAGAGGGACCGAGGCTCCTCCAAGAGTTGCTCATGCGCCAATTTTAAGAAGAGATAAAGAATTTACTAAATGGTTAATTCTTGTTTTCTTAATGTGTTTTCTATTTCTTGGTATTTTCACTTTCTATACTGTTGATGAAGAACTTGAAACAGAGAAAGCTCCTGAGAGAATTGCAACGATTCTCTATAAGCCTAAGAAGTTAACTCTTTCTAAGTCTAAGGCCATAGACAAGACCAAGGAAGCACCAAAGAAGATTATTCAAAAATCTCCTTCAGTGAAGAAAATTAAAGTGACAAAAGAAGTGAAGAAAGTAACAAAGCAACCTGCAAAAAAGGCCGTGGTTAAAACGGGAGATAAGTCTGCTAAGTCGACGGCACCAGCTAAAAAGGCTGAGGCTAATAAAGGTAAAGTTAACAAGAATATTAATAAAGTATCTCCTACTAAAAATAGTGGTGGTAGACCTACTCAGGCTCGTAACTCTGTGAGCAAAGCTAGAGCAAATAGTAAAGCAAGAGGAGCTGTCGATACATTTAAGTCTGTAGACTTCTCAAGTACTCTAAGTTCACTCATGGCCAAAGGTGGGGGAGCTAAATCTGCACAAGCAGTTAATACTCTAAGTAATAATCCTGGTAGTGGGGCAAGCCTTGGTGGAAGTGAGTCTTCCACTTTAACGAGGGCTAAAGTTTCAAATAATGTCGGAAGTTTAACAGGGGCAGCATCTGGGAAATTAGATTCTTCTAAGGGTGTTAGTGGTCTTGTGAACAAGAAGAGTATTTATACGGCAGGAGTTCCTTTTGAAGAGGTTGTTCTTGGTGGAATGGACCCAGATGTTATTAGGAAAATTCTCATTGATAATATTCCGCAGTTTAGATATTGCTACCAACAAGAGCTTGATAAATCTCAATCTGCCTTTAACGGTGTTGTAAGACTTGATTTTGTAATCGGAGCTTCTGGACACGTTTCTAAGGCAAGCGTTGAATCAGCTTCAAGTGGTTTACCATCAAAAGTTAAAGGTTGTGTTGTTAATGTTCTTAGAGGAATAAAATTTCCTGAACCTCTCGGGGGAGGAGTCGTTGAAGTTAACCAGCCATTTAATTTCTATCCAAAGAGAAAGTAA
- a CDS encoding tetratricopeptide repeat protein, whose amino-acid sequence MKLLILLALFTVVGCSSSSTNNEVAGPTSGSIEEFSWVENADFKETPEVPFSSRNDSFQGDIANVDSLSTESLARIPEPKLEEVDQSTDALVQGVTHCYRRNFKAGEKIFQDNFRKYKSHPGYWNLLGTCYYLQGKIRAALLYYNKSRDLKKDYAPPVNNLGVIYQYQGLEQKALAAYKRASEVGAFSMTPMFNMGQLYLKYHLTHDAKIIFSRLVKKNATDVDALNGLATSYLMEGNAKAAVSLYSRLTAVHYVKPQIGINFSLALADVGRSKDAHTILSSIDTGSLGQYATYYNKVLTKISGAKK is encoded by the coding sequence ATGAAATTACTAATACTCTTAGCTTTATTCACTGTCGTAGGTTGTTCATCAAGCTCAACAAATAATGAAGTTGCTGGACCTACTTCAGGATCAATTGAAGAGTTTTCTTGGGTAGAGAATGCAGACTTTAAAGAAACACCAGAAGTTCCATTTAGTTCTAGAAATGATTCATTCCAGGGGGATATTGCAAATGTAGACTCTTTATCAACTGAGTCTTTAGCAAGAATTCCTGAACCGAAACTAGAAGAGGTTGACCAAAGTACAGATGCCTTAGTTCAAGGTGTAACTCATTGTTATAGAAGAAATTTTAAAGCAGGTGAGAAGATCTTTCAAGATAACTTTAGAAAGTATAAGTCTCACCCAGGTTATTGGAATCTGCTTGGAACTTGTTATTATTTACAAGGGAAAATAAGAGCTGCTCTACTTTATTATAATAAATCTCGTGATCTAAAGAAGGACTACGCCCCACCTGTAAATAACCTTGGTGTTATTTATCAATATCAAGGCTTAGAACAAAAAGCACTTGCTGCTTACAAGAGAGCTTCAGAAGTTGGAGCCTTTAGTATGACACCAATGTTTAATATGGGGCAATTGTATCTTAAGTATCATTTAACTCATGATGCAAAGATTATTTTTTCAAGATTAGTTAAAAAGAACGCAACAGATGTTGATGCCCTTAATGGACTTGCGACAAGTTATTTGATGGAAGGAAATGCAAAAGCAGCGGTCTCTCTTTATTCGAGACTTACTGCTGTTCATTACGTTAAGCCTCAAATAGGTATAAACTTTTCTTTGGCCTTAGCAGATGTCGGAAGATCAAAAGATGCTCATACAATCCTCTCTTCAATTGATACTGGGAGTTTAGGGCAATATGCAACTTACTATAATAAAGTTTTAACTAAAATATCAGGAGCAAAGAAATGA